In Polyodon spathula isolate WHYD16114869_AA unplaced genomic scaffold, ASM1765450v1 scaffolds_2625, whole genome shotgun sequence, the genomic window AAATGACAGAGTGGGGAATTGAGCTGAATCTCCAGTACATTCAAAGAGCGGCAATCAATTCATCGACGTAGTATTGGTGGTAGCTGAATtgatttacaaatgaaaaaaaagtgtaacatatATGTGATCAGTGGCTCTTGTGCAATGTCCGGATTGCAGACTGGACTGTAGGCTGCGGATAGAATCGGCTGCAGCCCCAGTCTGACACTAAGAATGAGAGGAGATTAAGTTGGTACATCTGGAATTGATGGTTCTCCCCCAGCAGTCAGGCTGTAAGAGTACAGTGCTGCACACGTATTCCACTTCATTGCGCATGGATTTGAATGAAGAAAATACTGTTCAAATGCATGACCAAGACAGTGCTTATGAATCAAGTGCATGAAAGTGTTTCTAAAACAGACCTGTGCAGTGAAAGCATATGGAATGTCCCAGGAGACTTTATTACAAAACTTCACAACAATAAGCCAGCGTGTTTAATTCAAGGGtaataataaaaccaaaccaaTTGGACCTTTACATTACCTGCAATACAATGTTACTGGGGCTCTTTCCAATGCTTTTAACCACAAAACAACGCTGGCTTCGTAAGAAGCAACTCATGATATTCTGTAGTTAAAAGCACAGTGCATATATTGGGCTTTTATTAAATTTATCATTGAAATGTTAAGCAGTTATTTCGACCCTGCAGTAAATTAGCATTGCACAGTTCAGTATTTGCCTAACATCCCTGCTGTCAGTTACCTGTGAAGCCAAGCCTCCAGATCGTGATAAACTTTAGTTTTGGGGAGCCGCTCATACTTGGCGCAGATGGTGCAAAGCCGCTCCCTCCAATCTGCATACAGCTTCACGGTGGCCATCTTCCTCCATTCGAAATAGCGCTGATATCGACTCTCATTGCCCGCCACCTCCTTGAGGTAATCAGCCAGCTCTCTGGTGGAGTGGAAGTCATCCACGTGGATGAACGAATCCGGGGGCAGGAACTCCTCGTAGTTAGACCTGGGGGGGCCGAGCACCACCGGCACTGCCCCGGCCATTAAGGAGTTCCTCCAGAGCTTCTCTGTAATGTAGTCCTGGTGCACAGAGTTCTCAAAGGCTAGGTAGAAGCTGTAGTTGGAGATGGTGGGAAGGAGGCAGTCCGGGCACAGCGGCCGGTGGTTAGATTTCCCGAAGACATCCACTCTTAGGTGGTTGCGCAGGCTGGCGTACACCAGGCTCCTCAGCTGCGTCGTCTTCTTGTTGCTGACCACCCAGGTGGCTAATCCGGTCTTGGGTCTGGGTTGGGGAGCCCCACTGCCGGACACCAGCTCCCCATATGGCACGGAGATATCTGCATCCCTCCTGTAGCTCAGGGTCCAGTTGAATAGGCCGTTGAGCTCCTTCACTCTTTTGTTGCCGCTCGGAGACTCCAGGGACATCCAGACCCACATCTGCCCCGAGGGTCTACGCTCCCAGGGCAGGGCTGAGACCCTGCTCTGGATCTCCCGGTGGTGGAATACAACCACGTGGGACTGGTTGAAGAGGGAGCGGTCGTCGGTCAGGGCACAGTGTCTGATGTTGTAGAGGTCCAAACAGACGTCCCAGCTCAGGTTGAAGCGTTTCCCAAAGGGGTAGTGCCACAGCAGGACCCTCAGCGTGTGCGTGGTTCTGTGGGGCCGCTTGGTGAGGTCCATGCTGAAAGCTGCCAGCCAGATGACCAGGACAACCAGTGCTACTTTTATGGCTGCAAACAACAGCTTCTGCAGGCTGGAGTTGGAAATAGTCAATACAGTGGCGAGCATAGGTCCTGAGAGATATAATTGGACCACAGAAAGCGACACAGGCGAGCTCCACTGGAACAGGCAGGGCGTTCTGTCTGGGAAAATGCGGacaggagaaaggaaaaaaaaagctagtttttGATGCTGTTACTGATATGCAAAAAGAGCACTAGCCTGTGAAAGTGTTacttaagaaagaaaaaaggaaggaaaaggaACCGGCGCTAGGCTTTTTCACAATGACAGATCTTAATTAACGAAGCAAATCCTGAAGGCAGTCTTGAGCTTTCTGAGTGCCCAATctcagcccctttcacactggcacttcgtGAAACCACGCACCAGGgtatacccaggtcacaatcccacatagtgtgaaaccacacaccagggtatacccaggtcacaatcccacagtgtgaaaccacgcaccagggtatacccaggtcacaatcccacatagtgtgaaaaaccacgcaccagggtatacccaggtcacaatcccacacagtgtgaaaccacgcaccagggtatacccaggtcacaatcccacagtgtgaaaccacgcaccagggtatacccaggtcacaatcccacacagtgtgaaaccacgcaccagggtatacccaggtcacaatcccacagTGTGAAACCACTCACCAGGgtatacccaggtcacaatcccacatagtgtgaaaccacgcaccagggtatacccaggtcacaatcccagaTAGAGTGAAACCacacaccagggtatacccaggtcacaatcccagatagtgtgaaaccacgcacCAGGGTATACTcaggtcacaatcccacatagtgtgaaaccacgcaccagggtatacccaggtcacaatcccacatagtgtgaaaccacgcaccagggtatacccaggtcacaatcccacatagtgtgaaaccacgcaccagggtatacccaggtcacaatcccacatagtgtgaaaccacgcacCACGGTATACccaggtcccagcgacccacaTCAGGGTGTGGGTTTTGACTCGGGTTGAGCCAGACTGTAGTGCACATCTCACCTGTCCCCAGCACAAATTGAAACAGCAGCATCCCCTTGGTGTTGaaagctg contains:
- the LOC121310825 gene encoding alpha-(1,3)-fucosyltransferase 7-like — encoded protein: MLATVLTISNSSLQKLLFAAIKVALVVLVIWLAAFSMDLTKRPHRTTHTLRVLLWHYPFGKRFNLSWDVCLDLYNIRHCALTDDRSLFNQSHVVVFHHREIQSRVSALPWERRPSGQMWVWMSLESPSGNKRVKELNGLFNWTLSYRRDADISVPYGELVSGSGAPQPRPKTGLATWVVSNKKTTQLRSLVYASLRNHLRVDVFGKSNHRPLCPDCLLPTISNYSFYLAFENSVHQDYITEKLWRNSLMAGAVPVVLGPPRSNYEEFLPPDSFIHVDDFHSTRELADYLKEVAGNESRYQRYFEWRKMATVKLYADWRERLCTICAKYERLPKTKVYHDLEAWLHSSVFYMWLMMIHKTTRCQGRCNSTWW